GGAGATTGCTGCCGGGAACTGCAAGCCAGGTAGCAGCCGAGTATATCGGATGCATGGGGCAAGCGTCAGGAGTCGGCCCCCCTCACGACTGCCTCCTGAAAAAAGGGGAGCCCGAAGGCTCCCCTGGAAGGAGGTACAGCTTTGGACAAGACTAGAAGGTGATCTTCGCCCCCAGCGTCAGGTAACGCCGCTCGTCGAATTCGTCGCCGAATCCGCCGCGCTTCGCGATGACCGACGCCGGATCGCCGAAGCAGATCTGGTTGCAGACGTCTGCCGTCGACCCGATCACGTACAGGTTCGAGTGGTTGAACAGGTTGAACGCATCGGCGCGCAGCTGGAAGTTCCAGCGCTCGCCGAAGCGGAAGTTCTTCGCCAACCCGAAGTCCACGTTCCACAGACCAGGACCGCGGAACGCGTTCCGCTGCGTCATGTTCGCCGGATACGGGCAGCCCGTCGTCAGGCCTTCGCCCACGCCGCACTGGCCGAAGTCCGAGGTCCCCGTCACCGGGTTCACGAAGAACAGGCTGTTCGTCGGGTCGATGCTGAGGTAGTTGAAGGCGTTGGGGCTGAGCACGTCGTTCGCGTCATGCGCGGCCGTGTCGACCGCCGTGACCGGCATGTAGCGCGGGCACAGCTGGAAGCCGGCCGAGCAATCCCACAGCGTGAACGGCGTGCCGGTCTGCATCGTCACGATCGGCGCCATCGTCCAGCCCCCGATCACGTTCCGTGCGAACCAGTTGTCGCTCGACTTGAACCACGGCGTCTCCCACACCGCGCTCAGCACCCAGCGGTGCCGGATGTCGAAGTCGGCGTTGCCGTAGTCCAGCTGCGGGTTGAACACGTCCACGAACCCCAGGTTGAAGTTGTTCGCCGACTCGCTGAACGTCGAGCTCAGGTTGTCCATCGCGTGCGACCACGTGTAGTTCGAGGTGAACGTCAGCCCCGAGTTCCACAGGTTCGTCGCCTGCAACCGCACGTTCAACCCGTGGTACTCCGAGTTGCCCGCGTTCCCGCGGCGGTTGAAGCCGTTGTACTGGTCATTCAACCGGCGCGTCGGCAGCCATCCCGTGCTCGCGTCACCCGGCACGCAACCGGCCACCAGGCAAGCGCCCTGCTCGGCGGGGTTGTCGCCCAGGTAGATCGGGCCGGCGCCCAGCTTGTTCGGGTTCTCGATCGAGTACAGCTGCATGCCGCGCGAGCCCGAGTACTCCAGGGCCAGCACGGTGTTGGTCGCCAGCTGCCGCTCGATCGCCAGGCTCCAGAAGTGCGAGTAGGCGGTGTCCAGGTCCTGCTTCGGCGCGCGCAGGCTGGTCTTCGGCAGGTCCACCGTGCCGAGAGCCCCGCCCAGCGGGCCGAAGTTGTTGACGCTGATCGGGCACGACGGAGTGCACGCCGCGTCCGCCCCGCTCGTCAGCGAGACGACGGCATAATTCGGCGGGTTCTGGATCACGTTGAACGTCACGTTGCCGAAGTTCCGTTCATACGAGATGCCGTATCCGCCGCGCAGCGACGTCTTGCCGTCGCCGAACAGGTCCCACGCAAACCCCACTCGGGGCGCGATGTTGTTCCAGTCAGGCTCCCACAGCTCGCCCACCGGGTTGTTCGGATCGGTCACCACGAACACCTGCCCGTTCCGCACCTGCTCGGCGTAGTTCGCGCCGCTTCCCAGGTAGAAGTTCGAGTCGAAGTTCGGGTCGTTGTTGTGCTGCACCCCGTAGTACTCCCAGCGCGCTCCCAGGTTCAGCGTGAACCGCGGATGCAGCTTCCAGGAGTCCTGCACGTACGCCGCGAAGTCGTGGTAGCGATTCGCGCGGTCGAACCGCGGCGAGACCACCGGCAGCGTGATCTGGCAGCCCGGCGACGAGATCGCCACTCCGAACGCGTCCGTCGGGCACGGGAACTTGCCCTGCGGGTCCACGGCGCCCTCGAACCGGACCAGTTGCCCCGCCATCAGCCGATCGATGTACGTCCCCGCCGTCTCGCCCGACAGTGCCAGGTACTGCGACGACTCCTCGTACGCGCCGAACATGCGGTTGTCACGCGTGTGGATGTACTGCCCCCCCATCCGGATCTGGTGGTTCCCCGCCGTCCAGCTCAGGTCCTGGTAGAACTGGTACAGGTTCTGCGGGCCGCCGAACGGGATGCCGCTGCCCGGCGAGAACGGCAGGTAGCCCGGCAGCGCGTAGCGGTTGCCGTTCGAGTCGCGCGTCGTGCGGTCCCGCATGAACAGCGTCGGCGTCGGGTCGCCGTTG
The nucleotide sequence above comes from Terriglobales bacterium. Encoded proteins:
- a CDS encoding TonB-dependent receptor, translating into MRSIMRFTGVLAVLLLVAGLALAQTETGQVVGTVTDPQGAVISGAKVTLKNTATGQTRTASSNDNGLYTFTNLQPGTYEIAVEAANFQATTKRVGVSVGSRNTVDIALAVTGASTTVEVVGEGGVAVDTTTQQLSQVVGSKQISELPTFNRNPYALVGTAGNVSSDAQGSTVRGAGFSINGQRAASTDILLDGGENVDLFTASIGQSVPLDSVEEFRVITSNFSAEYGRASGGVVNVATKAGTNNFHGGVFYSYRGAATTSNTYENNANGIDKPNYVRNQFGYTIGGPIWKDKMFFFNSTEWMRVRSSANQVVVVPDPTFITSGAVDPNTAAFFSAYGALRPGLTVLNNDVLTCGPGGACIPFDTVQYTVPSNAGGGNPQNQYQTVARVDVNFTDRTTMYGRYALQSIDQFPGSISDSPYAGFDTGEKIFNNNILVNLTHIWTPNVVTQSKFIFNRLNDLQPINGDPTPTLFMRDRTTRDSNGNRYALPGYLPFSPGSGIPFGGPQNLYQFYQDLSWTAGNHQIRMGGQYIHTRDNRMFGAYEESSQYLALSGETAGTYIDRLMAGQLVRFEGAVDPQGKFPCPTDAFGVAISSPGCQITLPVVSPRFDRANRYHDFAAYVQDSWKLHPRFTLNLGARWEYYGVQHNNDPNFDSNFYLGSGANYAEQVRNGQVFVVTDPNNPVGELWEPDWNNIAPRVGFAWDLFGDGKTSLRGGYGISYERNFGNVTFNVIQNPPNYAVVSLTSGADAACTPSCPISVNNFGPLGGALGTVDLPKTSLRAPKQDLDTAYSHFWSLAIERQLATNTVLALEYSGSRGMQLYSIENPNKLGAGPIYLGDNPAEQGACLVAGCVPGDASTGWLPTRRLNDQYNGFNRRGNAGNSEYHGLNVRLQATNLWNSGLTFTSNYTWSHAMDNLSSTFSESANNFNLGFVDVFNPQLDYGNADFDIRHRWVLSAVWETPWFKSSDNWFARNVIGGWTMAPIVTMQTGTPFTLWDCSAGFQLCPRYMPVTAVDTAAHDANDVLSPNAFNYLSIDPTNSLFFVNPVTGTSDFGQCGVGEGLTTGCPYPANMTQRNAFRGPGLWNVDFGLAKNFRFGERWNFQLRADAFNLFNHSNLYVIGSTADVCNQICFGDPASVIAKRGGFGDEFDERRYLTLGAKITF